The genomic stretch GCCGGCACCCACCACATCACCCAGGAATTCGCCTCGAAGCCCGGCGCGATGGTCTCGGCCATGGTCGGCACATCGGGCAGGGCGGGCACGCGCTGCGCGGTGTTCACCGCCAGCGCCTGCAGCGCGCCATCACGCACCTGGCCCATCGTGGCGGGCATGTCGGCGAACATGAACTGCACCACCCCCGCACGGATATCGGTCAGCCCCGCCGCGGTGCCGCGATAGTTCACCAGGGTGAAATCCGCCCCCGACATCGACTGGTACAGCACGGCGGCGAGCTGGTGCGGCGTACCCGGCCCGCCCGTCGCCGCGGAAAACCTCGAGCCGTTCGCGCGCATCGCCGCATCCCAGGCGCGCACATCGGCGAACAGCCCAGGTCGCGCCACCAGAATGAACGGCGTGGTGGCCAGCAGGCTCACCGGCTTGAAGTCGGACAGCGCATAGCCCGGGTCACGCATCATGAACGGCGCAATAACCGAGGAGATCGGCGCGAGCAG from Roseomonas fluvialis encodes the following:
- a CDS encoding Bug family tripartite tricarboxylate transporter substrate binding protein; this translates as MIRATRRAALAAIAAVPAVPHLARAQDWSPRETVRLINPFAPGGSPDILARVMAPHMQAVLGQPMVVENRPGAGAAVGTRSVARAAPDGLTVLLAPISSVIAPFMMRDPGYALSDFKPVSLLATTPFILVARPGLFADVRAWDAAMRANGSRFSAATGGPGTPHQLAAVLYQSMSGADFTLVNYRGTAAGLTDIRAGVVQFMFADMPATMGQVRDGALQALAVNTAQRVPALPDVPTMAETIAPGFEANSWVMWWVPAATPDAVVNRLNAAARHALSQPDVRARVAEVGFIGAGGSDVATAQAHMRTEAEKWSALIRAKGLRFEE